The DNA segment TatacatgttttccttttttcctgccaattgaaattggaaagaaaggacaATGTGAAATTTTACTTTCCTCTCTCGACCAGGCAGCACAGGAGAGTTGACTGGTAAGAATCCTCACCCTTGGCTGGCTTCTGCCAGTTTTTCCAGGACCCCATCTTCAGGCTCCTGAGCAAGTGAGGTGTCTCAGTTCATCTTGTCCTGGTCACCAGAAACTGCTGAGGACCAAGAATAATTTTCCTTCTACCTTTTACAGTGAGTGCTTGGCTGAAACCCCCCTTATACTAGGGTACCTCATGAATGGATATGCTTACTTACATTAAAATTTCCTCACTGTGGATACTGTACATCAAGATTACCTTTGGGAAGTTTACCCTACTTGTTCATccataaaacaaaattttgttcACCTGAGGCCTCACTCTGGACCCAGTCTGGTTTCTGAGTTGAAACCAGTTTGACTTCAGCTGGTTTCTGGATCCAGTTTGGAAAAAGAAATGCTCAGAATAAAGTCTGAAAGCTCATAACACAGTAGCTGCCAAGCTAGGGTCTGAGAGGGACTTGCCCAGTGCCTCCAAGGCAGCAAAAAATTAGGAAGCTCAAGGGGCTCAGCAGATACCTATGCCTATTGGCTCATTACTCCAGGGGTCATCAGAGTTGTCCTTCAGTTCCCTCTTCTGAAACCAGAACTTTTAAAAGATAAGCTGACTAAAACATtacttcacaccatatacaaaaataaactcaaaatggattaaagacctaaatgcctgaaaccatagaactcctagaagagCACATAGGACACTCTTTGACGTAAATTGTAGCATTTTTTTTGTATCTGTCccctaaagcaaaagaaacaaaagcaaatacaaacaggacctaattaaacttgaaagcttttgaacagcaaaggaaaccattaacaaaataaagaaaaaaaaaacaacctaggGAATAGGAGTAAACTTTTGCAAGTGATgggactgacaagggattaatgttcaaaacagacaaagagatcataaaaaccaatatccaaaaaacaaacaattgtattaaaaatgggcagaagacctgaagagacatttctccaaagaagacataatgatggccaacagacacatgaaaagatgcccagcatcactaatcatcagaggaatgcaaatcaaaatgacaatgacaTATCACCACACACTTGTCAgcatggctatcatcaaaatgtctacagataaaaaatgttggtaaggatgtggaggaaagggaaccctagaatactgttggtgggaatgtaaattgatgaagCAACTGTGgataacagtatggaggttcctcaaaaaaacaaaaacaaaaactactatatgatccaacaataCCACTCCTGGCTAGAtactcaaagaaaataaaaacactaattcaaaacaaTGTATACACCCCAAAgctcatagcagcagtatttacaccAGCGAAGATatagaagcaatctaagtgtccatcaatagatgaatggataaagaatacatggtgcatgtgcacacaaacgcacacacacaaattttattcagccatgaaaaagaaccaaattcttccacttgctacaacatggatgggcctagagagtattatgctcagtgaaataagtcagacagagaaagacaaatacttggTATTATCACTTATatacagaatctaaaaaacaaaacaaaaaaatacatataataaaatagaaactgactcacagatataaagaacaaaccattctaagtgaagtaagccagaaagtgaaagaaaaataccatatgaggtcgctcatatgtggaatctaaaaaaaatgaacataaatacaaaacagaaacagactcatagacatagaatacaaacttgcggttgccaagggggagggcagtgggaagggacagactgggagtttgaagcttgtagatactgacaggcatatgtagaatagataaaccagattatactgtatagcacagggaaatacatacaagatcttgtggtagctcacagcaaaaaagaatgtgacaatgaatatatgtatgttcatgtataactgaaaaattgtgctctacactggaatttgacacagcattgtaaatgattataactcaataaaaatatgtttaaaaaacagaacaaattaGTGCATAACAgtgaggaaagggaggagagaagtGGAAAGATAAGGGTATGGGAATGAGAtacaactactatgtataaaatagataagcaaaaaggATTCTTACCAGCAAGGATACTGTACAACATAGGCAAATGGAGCAattgttttgtaataactttacatggagtataatctataaaaatacttaaatcactatgctgaacacctggaactaatatatattataaattaacttatgtttcaatttaaaaagataaagtgaGGCATGTTAAGAGTTTATCTGAGGAAAAATCAATTTGAATCAGGTGGCACCAAACCAGAAGTGGTTAGTACTGCTCTCCTGACAGGAGACAGGAAGAATACTTCTACAGAGAAAGTGtggaagtaaaaaacaaaaaaaaaattatggaaattaTTGATTGGCTATAGCTTAAAGCCAAGCTAGCTGTTCATGACTGGTTTCCCTTAGTGTTTTGATTTTGAAATCTTGGGGCATTTACAGGCTTGTATTTTGATTTCCTTGTGTGGGCAATAAGGACGTTAGAGCCACATCAGCCTAACGGcttccttgtttaattaatttaacatacTTCACAGATGCTTAGGACTTAcatattgcctttttttttaaattgctaattCGATTTAATTTCTTGTGATCGGTTTGATCAAGTGGTCAgcttcttcttggttcagtcttggtggactgtatgtttccagaaatttgtccatctcctctatattattcattttgcttctgtatagtttttcataatattcttatatgacattctgtatttctatgttagtttttgtaatttctccactttccattcttattttgcttatttgtgctctctttttttcttcattgtgggtttggccagaggtttgtcgattttatttactttttcagaaaagcagtttttggtttgattgattctTTACTGTTgtattttaaatctctattttatttatttcctccctgacatttattatttccttccttctgctgatttttaggttcttttgttcttctttttctaattcttttagctggtggcttagattgtttatttgagattgttctcttttttgtttttttgtttttgttcgttttttgttttgtttgtttgtttgtttttgaggaaggcctgtatcgctataaacttctctcttagcactgcctttgctgcgtcccataaattttgtgtggtagagttttcattttcatttcttccaaggtattttttaatttcaacttttatttcatcattgacccattggttttatactagcatgttgtttagtctccatgctttccttttttcctcctgtgtttctctgtagttgatttctagtttcatggcactgtggtcagtaaagatgtttGAGATAagttctatcttcttcaaattgttgaggcttcttttgtgcccaagtacatgatcaatcctagaaaatgctccatgtgcacttgaaaagattgtatatcctattttgggggtgtgtgtaatgctctgaaaatatccaccaagtctcaTTTCTATATCGtactatttaatttctctgttgccttatttattctctgtctggaagatctgtctagtgatgctaatgcggtgttaaaatctccaaatatgattgcattcccatcaatttccctctttatctctgtcagtaatttttttacatacttaggtgctcctatattgggtgcatatatattaacgagtgtgatATCCTCATCTTGTGTCACTCCTTTAATcgttataaaatgtccttctttatctttccttatgGCCTTTGTCTTAAAGTCAATTTTgcctgaaatcagtattgctacacctgcttttttgtcttttccatttgcaaggaatatccttttccatcctttcactcttaaTCTacatgtgtccttctccctaaagtgggtcttttgtatgcagcatattgaaggttcttgctttattatccactctgccactctatgtcttttgactggagcatttagtccattaacatttacagtcattaatgatagatgtgtgtttattgccattttgaacttatctttgcagttgacttggtatttcctctttgttcctttcttcttcctcttgtggcttgaaaattttcctttgtattatcatggctTTTATTTAGTTTCTGGGAACTCACttataagtttttggcttgtggttacccttttttgtaagtctattaacccattactataactgtttgtattaagcagatagtaatataatcttaaaaccatcctactgagaacaaaaaaaaatttttttaaagaaaagaaataaatactctctattttcttgcttccctctcccactcttaaagatttagatgtcttctgttacaatttcatgttaattctatttgtaatttatggtagttatcacctttccagttatgagtttctcatttctgcagcatcctgcttcttttctatttacagtagacctttcaatatttcttttagcatgggtttagtgttgctacagtcttctagtttttgcttgtctgtgaaagtctttatctctccttctattctaaaggataactttgctggataaagtatcctaggctacatctttttttcatttaggactttgaatatatcttgccactcccttctggcctgtacagtttgtgtagagaaatcagccgcaagccttatgggggttcccttgtaactcactctttgtttttctcttgctgcctttaggatcatttctgtATCCTTAaatctggccatcttgattatgatatgtcttggtgtgggtctgtttgggatCTTCCACTTTGGGACCCTCTGAACCTCCTGTCCTTGGAtacctgattccttctttaggtttgggaagttttcagtcatgatttcttccaataccttttcaatcccctttgctctttcttccccttctggaacccctattatgcgtagattggcatgctttttattatcccataggtcccttatattgttttcattggtttttatttgtttttctctcagctgttctgattgggtgctttctgttttcctgtcttctaggtcacttatttgtttctctgcattatctagcctgctttgtacagcctttacatcagctctcatctcagcaaatgagtttgcCAATTTTTCCTGGCTCTTCTtcatagcttcaatttcattttgacatattttatatctctaaacactatctgttTTAGTTCCTTTAGTACTttcatcactccttttttgaaatcttcatctagtaggccatcaatgtctatttcattgattgttctttcagggggtttccCTTATTCTTTTAACTGggggtggttcctctgcttcttcatcttgctcgtatctctctggcactgtggcttatagAGCATCATTTATCTATtatggtccttaaggagtttatttatttatctatctaaagcctaagctggaataaaacttgaaaaagagagagagagaattttaaaagatgggagagaaaataaaaggtttGGTAACAGTGTATAATTAACATTAGAAGAACAAGTTGAAGCAAAATAGctatcgagttgagacgtcttttaaaaaccttaaaaaaatgtagaaaagaacaaagaaatatttgaaacctgagtataatcaataacaggagaccaaaaccaagagaaataaaaatgaaatgaggtggattttaaaaatatataataacaaaaatattttaaaagaaaaaatttaaagggatTGAAACTGGAGACATATAcgattgtttaaaaattaaaatttaaaaaggtaatagaaaatataacagattttaaaaaaacgaaaaaaaaaaggggatgtGTTCTCGTGGAGACCTTGCGCTCTtcatgattttatcgagaggtctttctgTCCTCGCCTTGCTGCTGAACTCAGCTCGCTGCTTCCAGAGGCCGTCTGTTGGCGtccctggtctgtgctgctccctgtgcaggtcggcaagcagatcacatGCCCTCCCAATGCCGCGGTCAGGTGCTGTGCTCTTACTCAGTGGGCAGGTGGGTCACGCCCCCTTCCGATGCCACGATCCCACAGGGTAGGTGAGCAGGTCTCGCCCCCTCCCAACAGCATGGTATGTGGCGGGCCACTCCCCTTCCCGATGTCTCTGTCAGATGCTGCTCTTGGGCAAGGTAGGGGGCAGGTCGCGCCTTTTCCCAGCACCaaggtcaggtgctgtgttcctgccggGAAGGCGGGTGGCCACTTGCCCTCTCCTGGCGCCAGTCGCTCCCCTgttctgtgcagctgcccacccCGTAGGCGAGCTCGGGGAAGACGTTGGAACCACCTTGCCCCTGCTCCGTGCCAGAACTGAGTTCCTTGTTCGTTCGTTTTGGAGGCGAGAGTTCTCAGAGGTACAAGGGCAGAATGATCctatctgcctggggctgtaaacaagcCTCCATCTCACCTTTGAGGCTACTAAGCCCTtaggtatggattcaggtttcaaccccgcccccgcctgggtgctaagcactggaggatatgggggctgtggctgagccccgcctctcccgAAAACTGATtcagtgggttttcagagataggGGTTATGGCAcacttccccccagggcacatcagccctgttgttttatggagggctcaggttgttttgccctgtgtaccCGCTCATCCACGGCGTGCAGcagcagcaccctgcagtccccaggggttgcctctgtgcagcctgtcccatcccccaCTGTCACTTTGCCTCTAGGGCTAGGGGTTGCggagaccctctgtgcccatttaccTTAGTTCtttcggtcaaggggtgctccatacagatctgagcttcagaggttccccctccatcctgctgacctctctgttggagagggggagacccagcaaaagAGCGCTATTCcccctttgccgctccctccctgtggggccagtcctgcactgttttgctctttcttctttcttttttccttttctcctaccagatttgtggcgtctttgtcttttgaagagggtgatgttctgtcggagttcagcaggtgctctggctggctgggtgggtctgtggatgtgagttttggtgtattcatgggagagggtgagctaccagtgtccttctactccgccctCTTGGCCGATGACTCAACCATGACCCTTTTGCTTACCCACTATGTGCCTTTTAGCAAATCATTAGCCCCTCTCAGTTTCTTCAGGGTCAGATGATGTCATGTGGATAACTTGctgccagcctccctctccttgcTTGTGAAGTGGAGAATCCACACCACACCTACCTCAGGATTATAGTGAGGAAACCACATTGTGTGTGGCACACAGTGGGTTCTCATTTAAGGGCAGCTTCTCACTCCCCAGGCTCCATTCCTACCTCACCTTCTATGAATCATTCTATTCTCACTTTATATTCCTATTTCTTTAGTGACATTTCTAAGAGAGGGTTCAATCTCACCTCCTGACTTAACCTGGCTCCTCTTCTTCATTCTCCTAATTTTGGATAAAGTCCACAGAcgtctcttcttctttcttctcataTTTGTTGAAATTTCTTCTCCTTCATAGCAGAGATATCTAGTTTTGAAGGGCTGGGTTCCCTCCCTGATGTTcagttttgggttttattctaagACCAAAGGACAAAAACTGAACTTTTGTTAAGTACTTAAACCATTCATATGATTTTTCAAAGCCTTTGCTTCTGAGACATTAATCTCTACCCTGTGTGGAGTATGAAGATGTTTATTACACCCATAGAACAAGACACTCCTCATAATCAGTGGGGACAGAGAATTAAGTTCAGAAAGCAGGTGCATTTCCAATCATGCAGAATAAGGCAACGCACTCATTACTACTTAATGATGTGCACCACCTCAACTTTGCTCTGACAATCTAGGGCACAGCTGTGAAAGTCAGTAAAGCAAACAGAACTCCAATTGTCATAGCCTCATGCTCCACATTGTTCTCCTGATGCAGACACTTCCAAATGCAAGGAGTCCTCTGGTCCAGTGAGCCTCAAAACAGTAAGCTCTGTGACTTGGGCAATAACATGATGAGCATTTTAGTTTGCTCGGTTTCTTCTCTCCCATGTTCTGTTTGTATTGGTGACTGGTTCAATGAACCAGTTCACTGCCTGGAGCAGTATATTTCCCTCCCAAAAGCTGCAATAACATACTACCATTGGCGTGCAGTCAGTTCATGTAAATAAATTAAAGGACACATTGGCTGGACCCTGAAACTTCCTGTTCATGTTATTCATATTCCTTCACCCTATCATGGAGTTTTCACCCCCTTCTACTGAGCATAACAAGCACTCAAAAGGCTTGGTCAAACACTAGAAGTGCCCCCACAAAAACTCAGGTCAGTGCAAACAGCAACAGGTTCACCCCTGTTCATTGTCCTCCATCTTCCACCAAATGACTCAGTCAGCTCCCCTTTAAATCTTTGACTGATCACTGAATGACAAAATGTATTAACATTGCTTTAAAAgcaggaatacacacacacacacacacacacacacacacacacacaagaacttACTAGCTTCAGCTAACCAGTGTTTTGAAAGGTGCTCATGTAACCAAACTCAGGTTTGACTGCTCACTGCTCAAAAGCCAATATCCAAGAGGCAAATGTTTGTAGGAAGGACAGTTGCATTAATCAGACAGCTGTCAATCACGGGAGAAGGTGGACACATGTCCTGAGACCAATTTGAATATTCTGCTCAGCTTTGAcaggttttaaagggaaaagggaaaacaatCCCAGTTAATCATTAAAGTAGGAGGTTagatttttcatcatttttccaTTGCAAGCAGACCTGTTGACTTTTCCTGATCTTCCTTTTGAAGCTATCATGCCCACATGGTCTGCCTGCAATTGGATGCTACCTTGCCCTCCGTGGTCTGTCTGCAAATTTACTAAGGGGTAGCTAGCGGTAGAGAGTCATTCATTCTTTAATCACTTTAATTActacttaattcttcattcttagTCCTTTTAATCCAGGAAAGGAATCCACAGGTTAGGTAAGGCATTGTGAACCCTCAGTAAAGCAAAAATCAGAAGTTAGGGTATATGTGACCTAGAGATCTAATTTTTATGATTAAGGTTTAAGGGGAACAGAAATAGACAAACAGGAAGTGGCAACATGCTGTGTACAAATCCCCACTtgtcagacatttttttttccatttctatgggaattggggtggggaggaaggcccACCTTCTGTAACTTCTTCATGCCGACATACGGTGTTGTATTCTTAGAGTGGAAGATGTTGACATGGGTCTGTAGAATCTCTTTGCTGACAATTTTAGTTACATGCTTACACATATGGGCAGAACAAGCTACAATGATTCTGATGCCCACAAAGATATAGATTATTATGAGCAGTGGTGCCAATCTCATTTTCTTAAGGCCAGTTTTGGGAATTGTACTAGCCATAGATTTGGTAATGGCTCAAGATGGAGAAGCTTACGTCATGGCTACAGTCTGATTATCACGCAGTTGGCTTTTTCTCTCTGGTGGCAGTTACAGTATCTGTAAAAAGCTCAGGAATATGCCTCATGTCTGTGACTCTATTGTCCTAATCATTAACTGCTCAAGTCTGCTCTTTTGTGACtctggggaggcctgggagacttcagcttttctacaaacaagaggcagggacCTAAAGGGGCTTTTGGACTTGGGGGGCCTTACAGGGTTCTGCTCAGTTCCACTCATTCTCTGACACTATCAAGTAACCtcataatgaaaatatattttagctTGCCAAGGTTTAGATAACCTGAAGAAGACAGGCTAGAGGTTATATGTTGCATTTACTAGAAAAAAATAGGTTTACACTGGCAACTGTTATACCAAGATTTTACTCACACTGAAAAAATAACAATGTTTTGTCACAGTGATAGCTTCATCTCTCATATCATTAAATgggcaggaaatgaaaggaaatttgCCTTCTCAGATTTTTCAGCGGCACTGCACTTTTAATATATGCTCTATTTTCATTCCATGCCACGTATTTCAGCCTGCAGAATTCTtcctgggtgtttttttttttcctttctcttttttttctaacttttttttattgagttacagtcattttacaacattgtgtcaaattccagtgcagagtacaatttttcaattatacatgaacatacatatattcatcgtcatttttttttgctgtgagctaccacaagatcttgtatatatttccctgtgctatacagtataatcttgtttctaAATCATGTGTGTACCTGCGGTTTGAGAGTTCCAACAGGCTGTCTCCTTTAGTatttggttgtttgctttttgttacaGTGAAAATGATAGCCAAAAAAGTCAAAATGCTTCTTGTTAAAACACCTGGCTTTTTAACTTTGGGGACAGTagtcacagaaaaaaatactctTACACAAACTGtgtaactgagaaataaatggacCCATGCCTGATCCACCAGTTTGAGGCCAATGGTGCTGTGGCTTTTTCCTCAGTAACACTAAAACCCCACTACTAGTATCAGACCTTAAAATCCTATCCATACTAAAGGAAACCACCATGGaaaggaggtgtgtgtgtgtgtgtgtgtgtgtgtgtgtgtgcatgtgtgtgcatgtgtgttttctaCTTTTCCTAGAACagttttccttttcaaatattaactCTGTGACTTCATCAAATCTCATTCTTCTTTTACTCAATCTGTTATTTTATGTCTTTTCCAAATCTTCACAAATGGCAAAGACCTCTCTCTAGAGCTACCTTTAATTCTCATATCTGCTTGTTTCTGCTGTGTGGGCTTCCAAGTTTAGAGTGTAGAGAATGATGTGAACATGCAAGAGGTTCTTATTAGACCAGAGGGCACTTTCCTTTCAATCTACCTCTGGCATTCTGCAGGGCACAAAACTGGATACATCCTAGTTCCTTGTTGACACAGCGCATTGCTGAAGAAGCAGGCACATCCTTGTAACCAGTGGTCAATGTGATTAGCTCTTTAGGATAACCAAAGAACATGGGAACATATCCATCTCTGGCTAACTAAACACTACTATTGCCTATTTCTTCAGTGGTGCCTCGCCATTGTCTGTAAGCCGCACCAACCTTTGCAGTTTCAATGACATATGCTGGCCCCCTAGTCTTCGTAAAGGGGTCTTTGAAACAGCAAGTAGAGGGTTGTCCAAACCAGTTTAACAATTCTTATAACTTTAGACATTGAGTGAGGTAGCTTACACATTATCAGCTTTAGCTCTAGACATAACAGGTGGAATTGGAAATGAGATCACTTAAACTACTAATAATTAAACAGGTTTGTTTTCAAGACAGAAAGCTGTTATGTACCTCTTGTCTGACAGAATTGTGCAACGCTTTCTACTAACTCTGAAATGCACGCTCTGGAGGATTAATGATACAGAAGGTATCTGAGTACACAAGAGCCTTAGGAATATTCTTTCTAGAAACACAAAGAGTGGAGACAGTTGCTAGAGGGGAGATTTCACTTATACAGTCTAAATTGGGTCTAACTGTCCCCTTGCAAGTTGAGAGTAATTTCAATAAGACATCTACCTTCTGAGAGGCAGTGTGGCAGTTCAGTTCACTACAAGACTGAATCCAGCTATTTCTGCTTTggaatagtaattttttttcttcgtGAAAATTTCACACTTTACTAGCCTATTACATTTTTTCGACTGAAGATCTGTCATTTTAAAAGGACAATTGACTAGGGTTTCTAACTGACAGATTTGTAAAGCAATCTGAATTGGACATTCTATGGATTCAACCTGCATGTGAGGTTTCCTCATAAATTTGACATCCAACCTGAAAAGAATTCTATAAAAGTGCTTCCAGGTCCCCTTTGAAATAGCAAAAGTGCAGCAAAAACCCAAGTTAAAACAACTGTCCATCAACCTGTTATTTAAAAGACAGACTGAAAAGTCAACAGACGTCTTTGTTTTGTGTGCAATTGCCTTTATAAGCAAATTTTAGGTTGGAATGAGGAGCTCCTAGTTCATCATGTTGGACACTGTCCTCGCTGCCGCAGGCTGTTGAAGTGTGCCTCCTTTAAGATCCGGTTAATGTGGGAGTAAGGACCTTGGTAGAGTGCGTACTCCTCATATAAGGACTGAGGGGTACTCATGTTGGGGTCAGCAACCACCTGGTTTAAGCCACTTTCTGGTCCAATTACTCTCTCTGGGATATTaacgctgctgctgctcctgtcaCTATCATTGCTTGACGACTGGGAGGATAAAAACAGGAAGAGAATGAGTATTATGCTATTACACTATTTTTCCTATTCATCTTGGAGAACAGCAGCATCAAAGCCTAAAGGGATTAGAAAACTACAGCCACTTAAAGTATTTCAATCTGTGCTCACAGCACAACCGCCCCAGAATTCAGCTGGGATTAATAGccaccattttacagaggaggaaactgagatccaCTGACTTGCCCAGCGTCACATAGCCAGGAAGTGACAGAGTGGGGATTCAAACACAGGCcttctgagttcaaatccctTCACAAATCCTTTGTCCCTGTGTGTTGCACTTATCAAGTTCTCACCCTCCAAGG comes from the Vicugna pacos unplaced genomic scaffold, VicPac4 scaffold_227, whole genome shotgun sequence genome and includes:
- the LOC140695473 gene encoding protein VCF2-like; translation: MKTMNVIRKRKRNDSKEDNHYSPQSKRSRRNPVSQESQDAETVPVMINNKEDQLRGTKVFASSSNDSDRSSSSVNIPERVIGPESGLNQVVADPNMSTPQSLYEEYALYQGPYSHINRILKEAHFNSLRQRGQCPT